From Ananas comosus cultivar F153 linkage group 2, ASM154086v1, whole genome shotgun sequence:
aaataaaaaaaggtaaagGTTTGGAGATCATTGGTGTGATTAACCTAGTTTCCCAGAGATCCAATCACAAATTAAATTCCCCTCATCTAGCTAGCTACTTGGAAGGATCATGATGTTCAGCTGCATAAATCAAAATATCTATGCAGTCCAGTTTCTCCACCACAGTGGTCTTAACAGATACTTCATGAAATACTACCAAAAAAGTTGCATATAAATCTCTAATTAACCACATGTTTTGGATAAAAGTTCTTGTCCATGAAATTACAAGAACAGTGATTGAGTAAGAGTATTAATGGATCAAATAGGAGGGTTTAGGGTTACTGGCTAACATAGAGTCCTAACAATTGATCGGTATAGCGACGTTCGTGAAATGCTAAAGTCGTCGAAGCACCATATATCTTTAAATCATgtgcaatatatatatgaagtttaATGTACACGAACTGCAAGTTATAttgtttcaaaatataaaaaaaaaaaatagtagaaagataaaaaagactTCACATATAGCAAAGCCACTCTCTTTAAGTCTTAATTCGTTCCTATTGTTTGAGTAATTTGGTGTGCATTGGTGCCTCCCAAAATATAATGAAGTATAAACTGTAACTACGTTTGCACATATAAAAAGTCAATCCTTTGAGCActtacttaattaatttataaaaaaaaataaaattattatgaatagagatttgaacatttttttttatttgttctagcTTCTGCAGTCAACACTATGGGTTTATATTTACTATAAACGGGTGCTTCATGAAATGACAGTTTATGAACAAGTGTTTTATGAagtgatttttcaatttgtaactttttatttaatcaTAACTACCGATTAGTCACTAGTGCACATATAAGTCAAATTCAACTAATATAAGAATTCATTTCAACTGACACAatataaagttatatttttttatgcctaATTCTTTGGCTAAAAGTTACATCTTTTTACATTCACTCACAATTGTTATGGTCACATCTATTAACTAGAAATTAAAGGATaaagtaattatattattttaaaatttttcttacaAGCTATGATAGTATGATTAAGCTCTGGTCAAATTTTAGATCCTCAAACCTTTTGCTTCATTATTATGATGGCCGGGTCGATTTTCACAATGttggtttaaagtttaaaacCACACTCCCATCGTATTTTCgctcaaagttttttttttgtggtaaattattattttattaattcgTGACACGAAGGAGTTCTTGTATTGGGCTATGGGCCTCGTCAACATTGGGCCATTATTGGGCTGGTTAGGTGATCAAATCAGGCCCACTCCATCACCCAAAGGAGCAATATACCCATATACCTCCCCCCCCCTCCTCCATACACACTACTgcatatctctctctatctatcctTTGCTTACCACCCCCACAAGCGAGACAAAAAGtgtagaggaaaaaaaatgttgtaCATATCAACAATCCATGCGAGCGCTCTGAGCGCCACTTCCCCCGCTCTCACCTCACTCCACCACCGCCTCCcccgaccaccaccaccaccaccaccaccaccaccaaaacCCTTCGTCTCCTCCATCTCCTCTTCTAACCCTAATCCCTCTCTCCTCATCcactcctctctccctccccaCAAACCCCGAACCCTTCTCCAAAAACCACCACCTCGCTCCCCCTCCACATCctcttccgccgccgccgccgccgccgcagccgatgCCCTTGAAACCGCCGCCGAAGAATCTAAGGAGCTCCAGGGAGGAGAAAAGCAGGTATCGATTTGCCCCTCACTCCTCAATTGTGAATTGTTCTCTCATAATTGTCCAATATTAAATGCTAAAACACCGTCGCCTACAATTTATTAAGGTTTTAGAGGAAACGCTATCAGACTCCTCATTCCGTATAATTTTGTCCCGCCAATTTAAGTTTTCGGAGAAAAATGGTTGTAAATTCTCTATCAAAAAGTTCTGCTGCCTCTCgcatttaagcttttagagtaatCGGTTGTCCTGCAATAAGAGTAAGCATTCGGCACTGAATCAAAATGGGTTTGCGGCGTAGAAGCTGAGGGTGGTGGCGAAGACGATGGAGAAGCCGCGGCTGGTGCTAAAGTTTGTGTGGATGGAGAAGAACATAGGGTTGGCGCTGGACCAGGTGATACCGGGTCACGGGAGCGTCCCGCTGAGCCCGTACTACTTCTGGCCGCGGAAGGACGCGTGGGAGGAGCTCAAGTCGAAGCTGGAGGAGAAGCAGTGGATCTCGCAGAAGCGCATGATCATCCTCCTCAACCAGGCCACCGACATCATTAACCTCTGGCAACAGAGCGGCGGCAATTTGTAGTTTCTATTTGTTCCTTTTCGCTGCCGGAATCATTTCTTGTTTTTGTACCGATCGCCTTCCTAATTTGTTGTGCCCGGTGGTTTACATTTCCTGATATCAAACTGCCTTATTTGCTGTAGTAAGTATCACAGAGTTTGAAAAATGAGATTGCTTTGTATTATGCTAGGCTTGTTAATGATCTcctttattttgttgataaaTATAATCATTTTTCTATTTGTGATAGTTGGATGTGTATGTTACAGTATCAGCTATTTGacctttgttttgttttctcttttccttgttGTAGTGCAAGACAAGTTTTCTTTCGGAAGCATTGATATCAATGAACACATTAGCTCGGTGGTTTCGCATATCTTTGTGATTCATTTGTTAGGatgcattattatatataattatttttggttGGTAATCTGATGTTTTGCACGTCTTTATGTCATacggtcttttttttttatttatttatattgacATGTTTAGAAACTTTTTGCTTTTCACAACTTCcggcattttttttctttggagaTCGTTTTCcaccttttaatttgttattagaAATCTGAGCTACTTCTTGTGGACATAGATAATCCTATGTTCATATTCGACTGCCATAACCAATAAACTGTTTCTCTTTGGCTCCTGCTGTTCTATCTTCTGTTAATTTTCTACTATGTATGTGCAAAACCAGATTACTCAGCTGTGatcatttttttattgaatGCAAGTATGgcactttgttctttttcttgtgAAATAACCTGTATTCTCCAACTTCAACCAAGCGAATTGTCACCTACGAATCCTATTTCTCTGAGCCATTTGGGTTAGGAACACGGGACCTGATTGGATCTTATCCTGTTTTTATTGGCTGAACTCCACACTTCTTGAGCCACAATCGTTTCTTAACCATTATCATCTGAGGACAAATTATACTTACGCAGGTTTCTGATAGATGTGCGGACAAGTAAATAGAAACACAGTATTCTCTTTTGATCTCTTTTTGAAACTTTGAGGAGATTTGTGAATGTTGCTTCTCATTCAGTGTAGTATCAGTGTGGTATAGTTTTGCAGTTCCCCCCTAGAAATTCTTTTCTGCTTTGATTATAACTTTTTAGTCCCTTGAAGGCACTTTTTCAACTTGCTAATGCCTTAATTCTCACTTTTTCAACTTGCTAATGCCTTAATTCTCTAATCATCATAATTGTTGTCGAATATGCTTATAAAGTGTATTCATAGATTgcgattttataaattttgaagaaGCCATTTGCCTGTACTAGTACTATTTGTTGTGTATGCTGTGTAATTGgttgaaatatcaaatatctGCACTATTTGTTTGTTGCTATTTAGCTGACTcattttggtctttttttttttctcattttggtTTTCTACTCCTGAGGCTCAACAATTGAGTCTAATTCATGGCTCTTCGATTAATATAGGTTGCATCTTGATGCTTCGGTATTCTTACCTTTTACCACGCACTGGTGTGATCTTTAGCTACTTTTGGTGAGGCAATTGGGGCTTCATTCTTTCATACTTTTTTCCCAATAATTAGTGCTTTACTTTGATCTTCTTGGACATCTTTCTGTTTTTGATTCTGGATCCAATTCAAGCTTTTCATTGCCATTCTTTGCTGAAGGGAATTTACAGCTTAATTTTGAATTGTAAACTACTGTTCGAgacattgattttttttcttctctcccGCAATAATGAGATGGCAATTGGACATAGTATACAAAACTATTGTTACCAATCCCATTAACTATTATTTctactaataatatattattactatactaatcaagatatatatatatggataattAATTATGGGCTAAAGAAAAGGCGACATGGTTACCATGTCACGGAAGTTTTTatccgagaaaaaaaaaaaaaagggagaaaagaaaACGCTAGAAAAAGTAAGATTTATAatgactaaattaaaaaaaaaatgtagtatGTTgcctacttcgtttattttatttaaaaataaatttagttaaaaatgtgaatcaattatgattcaaatttgaaatctcaggtatcaattattaaatttttttgtcgCTCTAAGATGGTGGGTATGAAgtattttaaatagtttgaaataataaatcaaaatctaaaagGGTACAACTCGTCCGTTAGATTTAGAACCAACGGTTCCAACAGCACAGGGACCCGAGGTGTAAAATAAAGGTTTGATTTTTTTACCCCCAACGAACGGTGGATGCTATTCGGAGGTCATGAGGAGTGAAAAGAAACAAATCCATGATAATTCCTCTtccacaaataaataaatatactcgCGACCTGTGGACGATCCCCATTCCCCGAcgctcgagagagagagagagagagagagagagagagagagcgagcgagaGAGGAGAGGGGCGACGGGTCGAATAGGGCTCGGCCATGGAGACCGCTATATACAGTCGAATCGCGCTCTCCCCGAATCACGTCCTAAGCCCTAAATCAGGTTCAGCCCcgtctcctcctcttcttcccgATCCCCTTTTCCCCGGATTTGGTAACATTTTTAGGTTTatttaaggattcgatcatttttttctttgcaATATGATGAAGAAGCTAAGGGGAAATTAGTATCGGGATCAAGCGTCCATACCCTTGTGATTCGCCAAATCGTGGGCCATATATGTTTCTTCTTCGTACAGAAACCAAACAATATGGAACTATGGCTCTTTATGAGTGTTTTTGGAATCTAGATCGGAAGTGGCGAAGCATTAGCTTcattaacagtgtaaaagactAGTATAGAGACAGATGGTCAGGTCGAAGTTGTTTGATTGTAGCAAACATAAACGGTTCAAGTCTCAAAGAAGTAACTTTAGATGCATTCTTTAATTAGATGATTGCAACAACACTGATAGAGCTTCACTTTATATAGATTATTGTCCGACCACTGGTTTGATGCTTATTTGAGTCTTTATGGTAATAATGTTTTTGTTTGGGTTTAGACTGACCAGTTGTACTTACTGGGATCTCATGATTCAATTTTGGAAGATCATTGATGAATAGCGTGTGCTCAATTTTCACAATTGATGTTGATAATGAAAATAGAGTTCGTCAGTAGAATGCTCAGTGCTCGGGGCTGGTAGTAAGAGAAGATCATCGACAAGCAATCTCCACTTAATTTTGCCAATGCTGTTTATGACAATAAAATTCTTTTAAGTCGAATGCTCAGGCTTGTAGTAAAATTATTACAGTTCGATAGTTAGATGCTGGTATTGTTTTAATGATTAATTAGGCAATGGTATTTAATTGCCACAGCTATATCTTTTCCGTcttattgattttcttttttttttcatactatgCTGCTTATGTCCTTGCGTGCATTCTCTGCAGGGGATAAGCTCTACAGAGGACAATGTATAAATCGTGGTATTCTTATGGTTACGTCGGCCGCTGCGCCAGGTAAAGGTGGTGGCTTGTTGGAAAAGCCGACCATAGAGAAAACTACCCCCGGTCGTGAATCTGAATTTGATTTGAGGTACCTGCTCAGCCTATCTCCTGCAAAAATCTGATGTCAAGTATTCCATGAGTTCTGCTTATATAAACATGATCAAGGGAGTTTTTCCATTAGCATGTTTACCGTAAACTATAGTAGGAGGATCTGGTGTATAAAATCAATCCAGCTCTCTGAGCTGCTGGAGGAAGTGAGGAACATCTTGCTGGTAAGACTTGTTAATTAAGCACCCTAACTAATTTAGTGCAGATTCACAAATGAAAATACAAAGCTGAGTACTTCGCATTTGGCTACTTGCCATTAATgattaccttttcttttttttttcattttaacgTAAAATCTTAATTAGCTTTTGAATAATGATGTATTGTTTCAATGTGACGGTCTTTCTACGGAAGAGGAGAATGATGGTCAGTAATAGTGATTGTATgacattccttttctttttcctttggttCCCAGGAAATCTCGGAAAACAGCTCCTCCTTATCGTGTTATATTGCATAACGACAACTACAACAAGCGAGAGTATGTAGTTCAAGTTTTAATGAAAGTTATTCCAGGAATGACGCTCGATAATGCAGTCAACATTATGCAAGAGGCGCACCACAATGGCCTAGCAGTGGTGATCATTTGTTCACAAGCAGATGCGGAAGAACATTGCATGCAGCTGAGAGGCAACGGCCTCCTGAGCTCGATTGAACCTGCAAGCGGTGGGTGCTAAAAAGTTGTGTTAGCAGCTAAAGCATGTAGTGGTTCTATACTATTTTATCCCTTTCTATTTGTTAATATTGCCTATCCATGAGAAGTATAACCGTACTATCGACAAATGGAAGAGATGGCAAAATTTGTATTGGGGATGAAACTTAGTGATTTATTTAGGATGTATATAGGATTCGAAACTTTCCCATATTAGGCTTACTTGTAACAGCTAATATGATCTGGCACCGGCACTGCCATCATTTTGTACATTGCAATTTCTTTGTTGTGCCATCAACGCTCTCCATACTATATTTCCTCATCTGAGTGTTTTTGCTCTATGATAATCTGTTTATTTCATAGATGAATGAAATAAGAATTTCCTCGTAGTTTCGGAAATTTTTGGCCGTTTTTCAATTCATACCTATTTTTTTTGTCCCTTACAATGAAAGGTAGTATCATCTGTCTTTTTGATTGACAGTCTTCACTCCAACATTGATGTTGATGAGATACTACTTTTGTATTGTCTGTCTTTTTTTCTCCCAGAAATAGAAAGCTTTTGGGCTTGGTAAGGGATAATCCCATCTTGTGAGAACTCCAGTGTTTTAGAACTCCAGTGTTTTACCCTCAACACTATAAATTTTGCTTATTGAcattttcttaacttttttctttatatatatatatatatatgaagttcAATAAGTCTGTATCAAAATGACCTATAGTTGCGGTGACCCCATGCATCCAGCTTAGAATGTTTCAGTATGCACAGAATGGCATTTTTCAGTTTACTATGTATAAACTTTTATAACATTAACTATCCAATATCAAATCTTCTTCCAGGGTTTCTCCAGCTTCATCAATGGTTTCTCCATCTCTGATAGAATCTCCTGCTACATTTTCATATCCTGCAGATCTCAGGTTAAGCTTCATCTCCTCTAAAATGCGATAAATATCCCGATTTCTCCAATGAAACTTGTCGCCTGCAGCAAACTCATGCACAACACCATCCACCTCAATCCAACTAAATCCAGGAACCTTCTCAACCCCACTCTCCTCTATCATCCTTCTCATTCTTGAGAAATCCTCCCATTTTCCCATCCTAGCATAAAGATTAGAGAGAAGAGTATAACAACCCCCATTCTCGGCTTCCGCCGCACTTAACTTATGTGCAATGATCTCTGCAATCTCTACATTCTCATGCTTCTCACACGCAGCAAGCAAAGCGCTCCAAACTATGAATCCGGGGTCTGTGGATAAGCTACCCACGAGTTTCATCGCTAGTTCTAACAGTCCGGCGCGGCCGAGGAGATCTACCAAGCACCCATAATGTTGGATCCTTGGTTTGAGACCCAAATTTCTCATGAGGTTGAAATACTCCAGGCCTTCTTTCACTAGGCCTCCATGGCTACAAGCATTTAAGACACCGATGAAGGTTACATAATTCGGCTCGACACCGAATCTCCTCATCTCGGAGAATAGACGAATAGAAGCCTCTGCATGGCCATGAGCCGCAAAGCCTCCGATCATGGCGGTCCAGTGGTTCACATTTTTCTCTGAAATGCTCAAGAAAACTTGGTAAGCAATCCCAATGTCTCCACACTTTATATACATGTTAAGTAACTCCACGCCGAGAGCTCTGCAAAGCAAGAAGCCGCGACGAGTAACATACCCGTGAGCCCTTCGACCTAAATCAAGAAGACCGAGATCAGAAATGGCGGAGATCACGCTCGCCATCGTGTACTCATCGGGCACCAGGCCGGAAACCATCATCTCTATAAAGAGCATAAGAGCCTCCCGAGGCAAATCGTTCTTTACAAACCCGGCGGTCATGGAGTTCCAAGAAACGACATTTCTCTCAGGCATTGCGTCGAACACCTGGTAAGCAGAATCGATGTCCCCGGACTTCACGAACCCATCAAGCAAAGTGTTCCAGGAGACGACGTTCCTATTGGGCATTTTATCGAACAACTGCTGAGCAGCATCAATCCGACCACAGAGGGCGTACATGCGCATGAGAGAAGTGGATACGTGGACATCATCGGTGGGGACGAACTCGGATTTCACGATCATGGAGTGGATTTGCTCGCCCTCGTCAACGGCCGAGAGATGCGCGCACGCTTTGAGGGCGAGGGGGAAGGTGAACTTATCGGGAGAACAAGTGCGGAGCATGGAGTTGAATAGGAGGAGGGCGGAGTAGGGGCGATGGGATTCGACATGGGCTCGGATGAGGGCGTCGTAGCGGGAGGACGAAGTCGGCGGGGGCGGAGGCGGCGTTCGATGTCGAGTTGGGTTAGGGGTGAGAGATGTGGAGATCGAGCGGAGGAGGTCTTTGGAGGCGCCGCAGCAAGGTGGTGGGAAGGTGGAATGGGGATGGGGGAGAGACATGTGGCCCAACACGATGTGGCTCGAGTCCGTGTCCCCACGCCTACCGCGCCNTCCTTcacaagcataaaaaaaaaaaaaaaaaaaaggaaaaaaaaaatctatagacTTGTAACGGAGAATCTACAGAGGCGTAatttaacataaaaatttattttttaaaaatgtctttttattattaatatttaaagtatttttaaaatagattccaatattttaattgtaattttaatcttatcttCCGGTGGCATCAGAAGCCTTTGCAGTAGCACAATGTGCTGTTTCAAGGTGGACTTTTCTCCTACCTCTTCAGACTCAGGCGGCAATTTCGCACTAAAGGGGCTTTTGCATGCAGAGTCTCAGTGCCAAGCAAACAAACTGTTCAATCCAACCAGATCGGCCTGCTTTGCGTAAAAGAACCTTTAAAAGCAGACCAAAATAAGTCCTTCTATAAGTCAGACTTGAATCGGACCAGTAACAAATAACAAATACTCTCTGActtcgtttggttcgaaaaTTATTAAAGATTAGTTATACCAAaaatagatacaagtatgaatttttgtaagaataaaaatatttttttgtttgaataaaaatataaatataagttggaactagaaaaattatatttgaatagTTATtaggaataagaggaataattaataattataaataaaaaataatgatattactcttataattgaatttaaaatttaaaattttaaacttataattttaaattgaaaattttaaattttaaaatttaaaattaaaatttgatattttaattttcaaatttttaattttaaatatcaaattttaaattttaaatttaaaactaaatttaaatttcaaagatataaaatagcaaatttaaaatttaaaaactaaaaatgtcaaattttaaaatttaaaaatatcaaatttaaaatttaaactttaaaatttataattttaaattataaattattttaaaaatttaaatttaaaataaaaatctcttgggggtggggtggggtgtggtggggtgggaacaacttgttcccactCACCCTGTACCCCCAAATTCTTGTTTGGATATATAAAAGGGGGGATAACCaccttatcccccctttatacccgatCCAAACAGCCTCTTTGAGGTTCCTGCCCTTTCTTGGTTTATATTGAAACCACTTGGTGGTGGCCTAGGTCCAGACAACAATTGCTCCTCTGCCTCCTCAAAACccgaaggaaaagaaaaaattgcagTTGTTCACACACTTGGCTTGAGATGAGTGAATATGATCACTGAAGATAATTATATGTGAATGGAAGAACTGCATAAACAATTTTAGCGTGCTGTATTATTAACATGCTGTATTACATGTTATCATTTATCAAAGGGATACTTTAGTCTCAAGCTAAAACCCGATTACATTAGATCCTGAAAATCTTATGATCCCTTTCCCTTGACCTATTCCAAAGAAGGCTCGGGACCTGATAAAACCATGGATAACTCGGTTATTTTCCTAGATTGCTTCTACTATGGCACCTTCCCTGCTTTGGCTCTACTGTACCATGTACCCATACATGGCTCTTGGACAACACAATATCGCACAAAAATTCCGATGGAAGGTAAAATAGGTGTCTAAAAAAAGGTTTCCTATAATATTGAGCACTTGTATCTTCCGTACTTGATTCTGCTTATTTAGTGCAATGCTGCAAATGAGCGGCTTAGGTCAAACTGAACATTCCCAAGTCTACTGTCTCCAAGTAGGTACTACACCAAGATCATCCCAGTAGAACAACTAGAACTACAAAAATCAAGCAAATGTGGGATTCAACACCGAACCTAGACTTAGGTACTCGAAGAACTAAATAATACTAATGTGCTAAAGCTGAAAGTTAATCTGCACAACTACACTACTACATTTCACCAGGCCAACTAAAGACAACCTTCACTCAAGCCCTCACACCTGAAAAATATTGGCATGGAGGCGTACTTTACTAGCAAGGTAAGCCAAGAGAAAAATGGGCGTAAATTGTACAACTTACCTCATTTCATTTCTATTGTACATTGTCTTATATAAGACTTTGTGCTAAGATGATGATTAAATGTTGCCGATGCTCCtgcttttaattttgatccttATTCTGGGAGCTGAGCTGGTTTGCATACCCTCGACGATTGCCTCTCTGTTTGAAACTTGAGGTTCAGCACTCTGTAATGTGTTGGACTCTCCTGGGGTCAAAGGAACTGCTGCTTCTTGTCTATTTGAAGCCTTAGGATCCAAGCTCATTGCCGCATGCGACTTCCCAGAGGTCAAAGTTCCTTGTGGCTCAGGCTTCACCAAGTTTTGC
This genomic window contains:
- the LOC109723532 gene encoding 30S ribosomal protein 3-1, chloroplastic-like isoform X1 → MLYISTIHASALSATSPALTSLHHRLPRPPPPPPPPPPKPFVSSISSSNPNPSLLIHSSLPPHKPRTLLQKPPPRSPSTSSSAAAAAAAADALETAAEESKELQGGEKQKLRVVAKTMEKPRLVLKFVWMEKNIGLALDQVIPGHGSVPLSPYYFWPRKDAWEELKSKLEEKQWISQKRMIILLNQATDIINLWQQSGGNL
- the LOC109723532 gene encoding 30S ribosomal protein 3-1, chloroplastic-like isoform X2; its protein translation is MLYISTIHASALSATSPALTSLHHRLPRPPPPPPPPPPKPFVSSISSSNPNPSLLIHSSLPPHKPRTLLQKPPPRSPSTSSSAAAAAAAADALETAAEESKELQGGEKQLRVVAKTMEKPRLVLKFVWMEKNIGLALDQVIPGHGSVPLSPYYFWPRKDAWEELKSKLEEKQWISQKRMIILLNQATDIINLWQQSGGNL
- the LOC109706438 gene encoding ATP-dependent Clp protease adapter protein CLPS1, chloroplastic, which encodes METAIYSRIALSPNHVLSPKSGDKLYRGQCINRGILMVTSAAAPGKGGGLLEKPTIEKTTPGRESEFDLRKSRKTAPPYRVILHNDNYNKREYVVQVLMKVIPGMTLDNAVNIMQEAHHNGLAVVIICSQADAEEHCMQLRGNGLLSSIEPASGGC
- the LOC109728061 gene encoding pentatricopeptide repeat-containing protein At5g66520-like, encoding MSLPHPHSTFPPPCCGASKDLLRSISTSLTPNPTRHRTPPPPPPTSSSRYDALIRAHVESHRPYSALLLFNSMLRTCSPDKFTFPLALKACAHLSAVDEGEQIHSMIVKSEFVPTDDVHVSTSLMRMYALCGRIDAAQQLFDKMPNRNVVSWNTLLDGFVKSGDIDSAYQVFDAMPERNVVSWNSMTAGFVKNDLPREALMLFIEMMVSGLVPDEYTMASVISAISDLGLLDLGRRAHGYVTRRGFLLCRALGVELLNMYIKCGDIGIAYQVFLSISEKNVNHWTAMIGGFAAHGHAEASIRLFSEMRRFGVEPNYVTFIGVLNACSHGGLVKEGLEYFNLMRNLGLKPRIQHYGCLVDLLGRAGLLELAMKLVGSLSTDPGFIVWSALLAACEKHENVEIAEIIAHKLSAAEAENGGCYTLLSNLYARMGKWEDFSRMRRMIEESGVEKVPGFSWIEVDGVVHEFAAGDKFHWRNRDIYRILEEMKLNLRSAGYENVAGDSIRDGETIDEAGETLEEDLILDS